In Arthrobacter burdickii, one DNA window encodes the following:
- a CDS encoding Bug family tripartite tricarboxylate transporter substrate binding protein: MFHSKFARRSASTMGVAAVLALTLSACGGNVATSGGSDDGSDFPSGPVTLTIGQDPGGSTDLIGRAIAENASDALGVPIPVVNKPGANGALATQEVANAKPDGQTLILLNASLIAITPLAVSEDEAVKLEDLEVISGISQDDYVLVANAESEYKTVEDIVAADKSFNFATTGVGTGSQLAQALLFKQAGVDGTDVPFDGGSPAMTAILGNQVDFATIQLGEAMPQIDAGTLRPIVTFSEERNQYLPDVPTALEEGYDVPVSQYRAIAAPKGTPEPAVEKLREAVSAAFESEEYKEFNEENLFTPHEIDGEQVTEEWTANAAKYKELVEKYEIDLGGEK, translated from the coding sequence ATGTTTCACTCGAAGTTCGCCCGTCGCTCAGCGTCGACCATGGGTGTAGCAGCTGTCCTGGCACTGACCCTCTCCGCCTGCGGTGGCAATGTCGCCACATCCGGCGGAAGCGACGACGGAAGCGACTTCCCCTCCGGTCCGGTGACACTGACCATCGGACAGGATCCCGGTGGCAGCACCGACCTCATCGGTCGGGCCATTGCCGAGAACGCCTCGGACGCCCTCGGCGTACCGATTCCGGTGGTCAACAAGCCCGGCGCGAATGGCGCACTGGCCACGCAGGAAGTCGCCAACGCGAAGCCGGACGGGCAGACCCTGATCCTTCTCAACGCCTCTCTGATCGCCATCACGCCCCTGGCCGTCAGCGAGGACGAAGCCGTGAAACTGGAGGACCTCGAGGTGATCTCCGGCATCTCGCAGGACGACTACGTCCTGGTGGCCAACGCCGAGTCCGAGTACAAGACCGTCGAGGACATCGTGGCCGCGGACAAGTCGTTCAACTTCGCCACCACGGGCGTCGGCACGGGTAGCCAGCTGGCGCAGGCGCTGCTCTTCAAGCAGGCAGGCGTCGACGGAACTGATGTTCCCTTCGACGGCGGCTCTCCCGCCATGACGGCGATCCTCGGGAACCAGGTGGACTTCGCCACCATCCAGTTGGGCGAGGCGATGCCGCAGATCGACGCCGGCACCCTGAGGCCGATCGTGACATTCTCCGAGGAGCGCAACCAGTACCTTCCGGACGTGCCCACCGCCCTCGAGGAGGGCTACGACGTCCCCGTGTCGCAGTACCGTGCCATCGCGGCGCCCAAGGGTACCCCGGAGCCGGCAGTGGAGAAGCTCCGCGAAGCCGTCTCGGCCGCGTTCGAGAGCGAGGAGTACAAGGAGTTCAACGAGGAGAACCTCTTCACCCCGCACGAGATCGATGGTGAGCAGGTCACCGAGGAGTGGACGGCCAACGCCGCCAAGTACAAGGAGCTCGTGGAGAAGTACGAGATCGACCTCGGCGGCGAGAAGTGA
- a CDS encoding LysR family transcriptional regulator translates to MYSLDQLRGFVAVAEELHFGRAAERLRMTQPPLSRQIQKLEKAIAVQLFERDSRGVTLTAAGTAFLGEAQRLLALAESAPDLARRISRGSAGSIRLGFTAASTFGILGALLNEISSELPEVDIELREMVTREQIDALRDGDIDLGLARPPFDEQVFGSRLLYREPLVAAVPDGHRLATLGRPVTIEDLRGEALIMHSPTQAKYFYDLIVRLAPAGQLNYVHTVAQILTMVSLVAAHRGIALVPHSTTVLGIDGVQYCDLDGFGSDPVELFAIWLKESKNPALHRVLDAITERHG, encoded by the coding sequence ATGTACTCCCTTGATCAGTTACGCGGATTCGTTGCCGTAGCCGAAGAACTGCACTTCGGCAGGGCCGCCGAACGTCTGCGCATGACACAGCCACCGTTGAGTCGGCAGATCCAGAAGCTGGAGAAGGCGATCGCCGTCCAGCTGTTCGAGCGGGACAGCCGTGGCGTCACCCTCACGGCCGCCGGCACCGCGTTCCTCGGGGAGGCACAGCGACTCCTGGCATTGGCTGAGAGCGCCCCGGATCTGGCCCGTCGTATCTCGAGGGGGTCGGCCGGGTCGATCCGGCTCGGTTTCACCGCGGCGTCGACCTTCGGCATCCTGGGTGCCCTGCTCAACGAGATCTCCAGCGAGCTGCCCGAAGTCGACATCGAGCTGCGGGAAATGGTCACGCGTGAGCAGATCGATGCCCTCCGGGACGGGGACATCGATCTCGGGCTCGCCCGTCCCCCCTTCGATGAACAGGTCTTCGGATCCCGGTTGCTGTACCGGGAACCCCTCGTCGCAGCGGTCCCGGACGGCCACCGTCTCGCCACCCTGGGCAGGCCCGTGACCATCGAGGACCTGAGGGGCGAAGCACTCATCATGCACTCCCCCACCCAGGCGAAGTATTTCTACGACCTCATCGTCCGCCTGGCCCCGGCCGGGCAGCTGAACTACGTCCATACGGTGGCCCAGATCCTCACGATGGTGTCCCTCGTCGCAGCCCACCGCGGCATCGCCCTGGTGCCCCATTCGACGACGGTCCTCGGCATCGACGGCGTGCAGTACTGCGACCTGGACGGCTTCGGTTCGGATCCCGTCGAACTCTTCGCCATCTGGCTCAAGGAGTCGAAGAACCCCGCCCTGCACCGGGTCCTCGACGCCATCACCGAACGCCACGGGTAG
- a CDS encoding sigma-70 family RNA polymerase sigma factor has protein sequence MQPVTATPPRRTLPGTEAETEPFERLLEASRRELTGYCYRMLGEASEAEDAVQETMIKAWSRRDSFAGESSLRTWLFRIAHNVCVDMLRSPQRRARPMDLGPSTRTADAVLGAPLTEGVFVQPIPDERVIDPSGDPAAVAEARDTIRLAFIAALQHLPPLQRSALILCEVLRWSAAEVAALLEVTTASINSALQRARKTMAHHEPTAPMPLEDPAHKDLLAKYLRAFESYDMEVLVSLLRDDVVLSMPPFNLWLRGPADVRAWFLGEGSVCEGGRLIPLAINGSGGFANYHLVEPGLWEPFAIQVIETDGERIVGHHNFLYPEMFEAFGLPLVIDERETVLED, from the coding sequence ATGCAGCCCGTGACCGCCACTCCGCCCCGAAGAACCCTGCCCGGAACGGAAGCGGAGACGGAGCCCTTCGAACGGCTCCTGGAAGCTTCCCGACGTGAGTTGACCGGGTACTGCTACAGGATGCTCGGTGAAGCGTCCGAGGCCGAGGATGCCGTGCAGGAGACCATGATCAAGGCCTGGTCACGGCGCGACTCGTTCGCCGGCGAATCCTCCCTGCGCACCTGGCTCTTCCGGATCGCGCACAACGTCTGCGTGGACATGCTCCGCAGCCCGCAGCGCCGCGCGCGCCCGATGGACCTCGGTCCGTCCACCCGCACCGCGGATGCCGTGCTCGGGGCGCCCCTCACCGAAGGCGTGTTCGTGCAGCCGATCCCCGACGAGCGCGTCATCGACCCGTCGGGCGATCCGGCGGCCGTCGCCGAGGCCCGCGACACCATCCGCCTGGCCTTCATCGCCGCCCTGCAGCACCTGCCCCCACTCCAGCGCAGCGCGCTGATCCTGTGCGAGGTGCTGCGCTGGTCGGCGGCGGAGGTCGCCGCCCTGCTCGAGGTCACCACGGCCTCGATCAACAGCGCACTCCAGCGTGCGCGCAAAACGATGGCACACCACGAGCCCACCGCGCCCATGCCCCTCGAGGACCCGGCGCACAAGGACCTGCTCGCCAAATACCTGCGTGCTTTCGAGTCCTACGACATGGAGGTACTCGTCTCGCTCCTGCGGGACGACGTCGTCCTCTCTATGCCGCCCTTCAACCTCTGGCTCCGTGGTCCGGCCGATGTGCGTGCCTGGTTCCTCGGCGAAGGCAGCGTCTGCGAGGGTGGGCGGCTCATCCCCCTGGCCATCAACGGATCGGGTGGTTTCGCCAATTACCACCTCGTCGAACCCGGCCTGTGGGAGCCGTTCGCGATCCAGGTCATCGAAACGGATGGCGAGCGCATCGTGGGCCACCACAACTTCCTGTACCCGGAGATGTTCGAGGCATTCGGACTGCCACTGGTGATCGACGAACGCGAGACGGTCCTCGAGGACTAG
- a CDS encoding L-talarate/galactarate dehydratase, which translates to MNSSTTLTSPVATSTGIDAAIDRIRHVKLSTLTLPLATPISDAKVLTGRQRPMTEIVFLFAEITTDDGHSGIGFSYSKRAGGPAQYAHAREIADNLLGEDPNDIGRVYQKLLWAGASVGRSGVATQAIAALDIALYDLKAKRAGLPLAKLLGSYRDSVQTYNTSGGFLQASIEEVKDRATRSLADGIGGIKIKVGHPDSRVDLARVAAVREHLGEGVPFMVDANQQWDRPTAMRMGRTLEQFDLVWIEEPLDAYDAEGHAQLAQALDTSIATGEMLSSVSEHIDLITHRSVDIIQPDAPRIGGITPFLRLAALADQAGLQLAPHFAMEIHLHLAAAYPREPWVEHFEWLNPLFNERLETRQGRMIVPNRPGLGFTLSDQAHAWVTDSVEFGRK; encoded by the coding sequence ATGAATTCCAGTACCACCCTGACCAGCCCGGTGGCCACGTCGACCGGCATCGACGCGGCGATCGATCGGATCCGCCACGTCAAGCTGTCGACCCTGACGCTTCCGCTGGCCACGCCCATCAGTGACGCGAAGGTGCTGACCGGCAGGCAGCGGCCGATGACCGAGATCGTCTTCCTCTTCGCGGAGATCACCACGGACGACGGCCACTCCGGGATCGGGTTCAGTTACTCGAAGCGCGCGGGCGGGCCGGCGCAGTATGCGCACGCACGGGAGATCGCCGACAACCTGCTGGGCGAGGACCCCAATGACATCGGGCGCGTGTACCAGAAGCTGCTGTGGGCCGGCGCGTCGGTGGGACGCAGTGGGGTGGCGACGCAGGCCATCGCAGCGCTGGATATCGCCCTTTACGACCTGAAGGCCAAGCGGGCGGGCCTTCCCCTGGCGAAGTTGCTGGGCTCGTACCGCGATTCCGTGCAGACCTACAACACGTCCGGTGGGTTCCTCCAGGCGTCCATCGAGGAAGTGAAGGACCGCGCCACCCGGTCGCTCGCCGACGGAATCGGCGGCATCAAGATCAAGGTGGGCCATCCCGATTCCCGCGTCGACCTGGCGCGGGTCGCCGCTGTCCGGGAGCACCTGGGCGAGGGCGTCCCCTTCATGGTGGACGCCAACCAGCAATGGGACCGGCCCACGGCCATGCGGATGGGCCGCACGCTGGAGCAGTTCGACCTCGTATGGATCGAGGAACCCCTCGATGCCTACGACGCCGAAGGGCACGCCCAGCTCGCGCAGGCGCTGGACACCTCCATCGCGACGGGCGAGATGCTGTCGAGCGTCAGCGAACACATCGACCTCATCACCCATCGGTCCGTCGACATCATCCAGCCCGACGCACCGCGGATCGGAGGCATCACCCCCTTCCTGCGCCTGGCCGCACTGGCCGACCAGGCGGGACTGCAGCTTGCTCCCCACTTCGCCATGGAGATCCACCTGCACCTGGCGGCCGCCTATCCGAGGGAACCCTGGGTCGAGCACTTCGAGTGGCTCAATCCCCTGTTCAACGAACGCCTCGAGACCCGCCAGGGACGGATGATCGTCCCCAACCGGCCCGGCCTGGGATTCACCCTCTCCGACCAGGCCCACGCCTGGGTGACGGACTCCGTGGAGTTCGGCCGGAAGTGA
- a CDS encoding tripartite tricarboxylate transporter TctB family protein: MTSSPHADRRATGGSHALHGEPEHQAPDHGHHLVDDLTPEDLAAQWEQEKPPAAGPGANVASALVVTAIGVAGTLGSLGMGLGSPADPEPGLWPFLISVLLMVLGIALALFGRNVLDAEKFSRSSLQVAAGLVSLIVFTLLIGRIGFEIPALLLCVVWLRFLGRETWRMTALLSVGITAAFYLLFVFALNVPIPHLF; the protein is encoded by the coding sequence GTGACATCGTCGCCTCACGCGGACCGCCGGGCGACCGGCGGTTCGCACGCCCTCCACGGGGAGCCCGAACACCAGGCTCCCGACCATGGGCACCATCTCGTCGACGACCTGACGCCGGAGGACCTCGCCGCGCAGTGGGAGCAGGAGAAACCCCCCGCCGCCGGGCCGGGCGCGAACGTCGCCTCCGCGCTCGTCGTGACCGCCATCGGGGTCGCCGGCACCCTCGGCTCGCTGGGAATGGGGCTGGGGTCCCCTGCCGACCCGGAACCGGGCCTGTGGCCCTTTCTCATCAGCGTCCTGCTGATGGTCCTCGGCATAGCCCTCGCCCTGTTCGGACGGAATGTCCTGGACGCGGAGAAGTTCTCCCGCTCCAGCCTCCAGGTCGCGGCCGGCCTCGTCAGCCTCATCGTCTTCACCCTCCTGATCGGACGCATCGGCTTCGAGATCCCGGCACTGCTCCTGTGCGTGGTCTGGCTCCGCTTCCTGGGCCGGGAGACCTGGCGGATGACGGCCCTGCTCAGCGTGGGAATCACCGCCGCGTTCTACCTGCTGTTCGTCTTCGCTCTCAACGTGCCCATCCCGCATCTGTTCTAG
- the gudD gene encoding glucarate dehydratase — protein sequence MTSATPTVASVEVVPVAGHDSMLLNLSGAHGPYFTRNIAIITDSAGRTGLGEVPGGEAIRSTIEEAGDLLVGRPIALYRQLLRQVSERFADRDAGGRGAQTFDLRTTIHAVTAIESALLDLMGQHLEVPVAELLGEGQQRDRVQMLGYLFYVGDRTSTDLPYLSGDDTSDAWGRLRRDEAMTPEAIVALAEAAQERYGFQDFKLKGGVLPGAEEVEAVKALAARFPEARITLDPNGGWLLKDAIELCSGLHGVLAYAEDPCGAEGGFSGRETMAEFRRATGLPTATNMVATDWRQMAHAIRSNAVDIPLADPHFWTMQGSVRVAQLCNDFGLTWGSHSNNHFDISLAMFTHVGAAAPGNITALDTHWIWQDGQPLTREPLPIEGGFITVPQRPGLGIDLDRDALQAAHELYLEHGLGSRDDAAAMQYLVPDWTFDPKRPCLVR from the coding sequence ATGACCTCAGCAACCCCGACCGTCGCCTCCGTCGAAGTCGTCCCTGTCGCCGGGCACGACAGCATGCTGCTGAACCTCAGTGGAGCCCACGGGCCCTACTTCACCCGCAACATCGCCATCATCACCGACTCGGCGGGCCGCACCGGCCTGGGCGAGGTCCCCGGGGGCGAAGCCATCCGCTCGACGATCGAGGAAGCCGGTGACCTGCTGGTCGGCCGGCCCATCGCGCTCTACCGCCAGCTGCTGCGGCAGGTGTCCGAGCGCTTCGCCGATCGCGACGCCGGCGGCCGGGGCGCCCAGACGTTCGACCTCCGTACGACGATCCACGCGGTGACCGCCATCGAATCGGCGCTCCTGGACCTGATGGGCCAGCACCTCGAGGTCCCCGTCGCGGAGCTCCTGGGCGAAGGGCAGCAGCGCGATCGTGTCCAGATGCTCGGCTACCTCTTCTATGTCGGCGACCGCACCAGCACGGATCTGCCCTACCTCAGCGGCGATGACACGTCGGACGCCTGGGGACGCCTCCGCCGGGACGAAGCCATGACCCCGGAGGCCATCGTCGCCCTCGCGGAAGCCGCCCAGGAGAGGTACGGGTTCCAGGACTTCAAGCTCAAGGGCGGGGTGCTCCCGGGCGCGGAAGAGGTAGAGGCCGTCAAGGCCCTGGCTGCCCGCTTCCCGGAAGCCCGGATCACGCTCGACCCGAATGGTGGCTGGCTCCTCAAGGACGCCATCGAGCTGTGCTCGGGACTCCACGGTGTCCTCGCCTACGCCGAGGATCCCTGCGGCGCGGAAGGAGGATTTTCGGGCAGGGAGACCATGGCCGAGTTCAGGCGCGCCACGGGGCTCCCCACAGCGACCAACATGGTCGCCACCGACTGGCGCCAGATGGCACACGCCATCCGCTCCAACGCGGTGGACATCCCCCTCGCCGACCCGCACTTCTGGACGATGCAGGGCTCTGTCCGCGTGGCGCAGCTCTGCAACGACTTCGGCCTCACCTGGGGGTCCCACTCCAACAACCACTTCGACATCTCCCTTGCCATGTTCACGCATGTGGGAGCGGCTGCGCCGGGGAACATCACGGCACTGGATACGCACTGGATCTGGCAGGACGGGCAACCCCTCACACGGGAACCCCTTCCGATCGAGGGCGGGTTCATCACAGTCCCGCAGCGTCCGGGCCTCGGCATCGACCTGGATCGCGACGCGCTCCAGGCGGCACACGAGCTGTACCTGGAACACGGCCTCGGTTCCCGCGACGACGCTGCGGCCATGCAGTACCTCGTGCCGGACTGGACCTTCGACCCGAAGAGGCCCTGCCTCGTCCGGTGA
- a CDS encoding DUF4031 domain-containing protein, with protein MAVLIDPPSWPAHGTVFSHLVSTSSLEELHAFAAAAGIPHRAFDEDHYDVPARRYRELVEQGALEVSGTELVRALIASGLRVPARRRGPKLRAALLSRWASILPTDPDLAGELLDRWSEPHRRYHTPVHLLAVLEALDQLFEPTDEPQRMPVLLSAWFHDAVYEGAAGKDEQASAALAVERLTGRVDGAVVREVERLVLLTVGHDPRAEDRAGQLLCDADLSVLGGSPEDYARYAAVVRAEYSHIPDEAFIAGRRSVLQRLLALDPLYRTGRGQSLWAERAGTNMARELASLARP; from the coding sequence ATGGCTGTCCTCATCGATCCGCCGTCCTGGCCGGCACACGGAACCGTGTTCTCCCACCTGGTGTCGACGTCGTCACTCGAGGAGCTCCACGCCTTCGCGGCGGCTGCGGGGATCCCGCACAGGGCCTTCGACGAGGACCATTACGACGTGCCGGCCCGGCGGTACCGGGAACTGGTGGAGCAGGGCGCCCTCGAGGTGAGCGGGACCGAGCTGGTACGGGCCCTGATCGCCAGCGGCCTCCGGGTCCCTGCCCGACGCCGGGGACCGAAACTCCGGGCGGCCCTCCTGTCGCGGTGGGCGTCGATCCTGCCCACGGATCCCGACCTGGCCGGAGAGCTGCTGGACCGGTGGAGCGAGCCCCACCGGAGGTACCACACCCCGGTGCACCTGCTTGCCGTCCTGGAAGCCCTGGACCAGCTCTTCGAGCCCACGGACGAGCCGCAGCGGATGCCCGTCCTCCTCTCCGCCTGGTTCCACGACGCCGTCTACGAGGGTGCGGCCGGGAAGGACGAACAGGCCTCCGCGGCGCTCGCCGTCGAGCGATTGACGGGCCGCGTGGACGGCGCCGTGGTGCGGGAGGTCGAGCGCCTGGTGCTCCTCACGGTGGGCCACGATCCTCGGGCGGAGGACAGGGCGGGGCAGCTCCTGTGCGACGCCGACCTCTCGGTTCTCGGCGGATCGCCCGAGGACTACGCGCGCTACGCGGCAGTGGTGCGGGCGGAATATTCGCATATTCCAGATGAAGCATTCATCGCCGGCCGGCGAAGTGTCCTGCAGCGGCTGCTCGCGCTCGACCCGCTGTACCGCACGGGGCGGGGGCAGTCACTCTGGGCGGAGCGGGCCGGCACCAACATGGCGCGGGAACTCGCCTCGCTCGCCCGGCCCTGA
- the kdgD gene encoding 5-dehydro-4-deoxyglucarate dehydratase — protein MAHLNPSELAQRIKSGLLSFPVTHFDQELQFDEGRYREHLAWQSDFDVAGLFAAGGTGEGFSLTTAEMDRVVRVAVDEIGGKVPVIAPATGGTFSAIGHVRAAEEAGADGILLMPPYLTEADQEGLIEHVSAVCAATSLGVIVYSRANAVLTDRSVAILADRNPNLIGFKDGIGNIEQMTRIYARVGERLTYIGGLPTAETFALPLLQLGVSTYSSAMFNFVPEFALAFYRDVIAQDRTAVYEKLNDFVIPYLDIRDRVKGYGVSIIKGGLDAVGRDGGRVRPPLQNLTDADQFELSTLIKKIS, from the coding sequence GTGGCTCACCTGAATCCCTCCGAGCTGGCGCAACGCATCAAGTCGGGCCTGCTCTCCTTCCCCGTCACGCACTTCGACCAGGAGTTGCAGTTCGACGAGGGCCGGTACCGCGAGCACCTGGCCTGGCAGTCCGACTTCGACGTGGCGGGACTGTTCGCTGCCGGCGGCACGGGCGAGGGCTTCTCCCTTACGACCGCCGAGATGGACCGGGTCGTCCGCGTCGCCGTCGACGAGATCGGCGGCAAGGTGCCGGTCATCGCTCCGGCAACGGGAGGCACGTTCTCGGCCATCGGGCACGTGCGCGCGGCCGAGGAGGCCGGCGCGGACGGGATCCTGCTCATGCCGCCCTACCTGACGGAGGCCGATCAGGAGGGCCTGATCGAGCACGTCAGTGCCGTGTGTGCAGCGACGAGCCTGGGCGTCATCGTCTACAGCCGCGCGAACGCCGTCCTGACCGACCGCTCCGTCGCGATCCTCGCCGACCGCAACCCGAACCTCATCGGGTTCAAGGACGGCATCGGGAACATCGAGCAGATGACCCGGATCTACGCCCGGGTGGGGGAGCGCCTCACCTACATCGGCGGCCTGCCGACGGCGGAGACCTTCGCCCTGCCCCTCCTCCAGCTGGGCGTGAGCACGTACTCGTCTGCGATGTTCAACTTCGTCCCCGAGTTCGCCCTCGCCTTCTACCGCGATGTCATCGCCCAGGACCGCACGGCGGTCTACGAGAAGCTGAACGACTTCGTCATCCCCTACCTGGACATCCGTGACCGCGTGAAGGGATACGGCGTCAGCATCATCAAGGGCGGGCTCGACGCGGTGGGCCGCGACGGCGGGCGCGTGCGTCCGCCCCTGCAGAACCTCACCGATGCCGACCAGTTCGAACTGTCCACCCTGATCAAGAAGATCAGCTAG
- a CDS encoding dihydrofolate reductase family protein, translating into MRKLTAGLFSSVDGVVESPHLWQFDSFDPELGAGMGAMISRVDTVLLGRHGYEEWSGYWPSAESADPFGSFINPVRKFVASRTLSGDLGWTNASLMDAPLEEFVRTLKQTDGGDIAICASISLVRQLLFAGLLDSLLLMIHPVVAGSGRHLFAPTDPVTRLELQETTITSKGNVLASYGLRAEEG; encoded by the coding sequence ATGCGCAAACTCACAGCAGGCCTCTTCTCCTCCGTCGACGGAGTCGTCGAATCACCACACCTCTGGCAGTTCGACAGCTTCGACCCGGAACTCGGCGCAGGAATGGGGGCGATGATCAGCCGGGTGGATACCGTTCTGCTGGGCCGCCACGGGTACGAGGAGTGGTCCGGCTACTGGCCCTCCGCCGAGTCCGCCGACCCCTTCGGCAGCTTCATCAACCCGGTACGGAAGTTCGTGGCCTCGCGTACGCTCAGCGGGGATCTGGGCTGGACCAACGCGTCCCTCATGGACGCACCGCTCGAGGAGTTCGTCCGAACACTGAAGCAGACCGACGGCGGGGACATCGCGATCTGTGCCAGCATCTCGCTGGTGCGCCAGCTCCTGTTCGCCGGGCTGCTGGACTCACTCCTCCTGATGATCCACCCGGTGGTCGCGGGTTCGGGACGCCACCTCTTCGCGCCCACGGATCCGGTGACACGGCTGGAACTGCAGGAGACGACCATCACGAGCAAGGGCAACGTCCTGGCGTCCTACGGACTCCGCGCCGAAGAGGGCTGA
- a CDS encoding aldehyde dehydrogenase (NADP(+)), whose protein sequence is MTTTFSTTITGRSLIAGRAVEGSAGTAYAIDPATNEKIEPVVTLIDGVQLAEATAAAAAAFDTYRATTPAERAAFLERIADNIDALGAELTERAVRETGLPAARIDGERARTVGQMRLFADVVRQGDHVQARIDPALPDRAPLPRLDIRQRHIALGPVAVFGASNFPLAFSTGGGDTASALAAGCPVIVKAHNAHPGTAELVGHAITRAVEESGLPAGVFSLVFGAGTSIGQALVADPHIKAVGFTGSRSGGTAIMATAAARPEPIPVYAEMSSINPVFVFPGAISDDVDALASGLVGSLTMGAGQFCTNPGLVFVPAGGQGDRFVAAASDALRETQGSTMLTRGIAEACAAGVAKLRGESDVDVVAEGRPGPTKNAPGAVLFTTTTDTFRDNAGLQEEVFGAAGVFIRYTGEDELLAAAEALEGQLTATIHATSADTADIAPLLPVLERRVGRILFNSWPTGVEVGHAMVHGGPYPATSDSRSTSVGSLAILRFQRPVSYQNIPDELLPAPLQDANPWKLNRRVNGTVVNAETGR, encoded by the coding sequence ATGACCACCACTTTCAGCACGACCATCACCGGCCGGTCACTCATCGCCGGCCGCGCCGTCGAAGGATCCGCCGGCACCGCGTACGCCATCGACCCGGCCACGAACGAGAAGATCGAACCGGTCGTCACCCTGATCGACGGCGTCCAGCTCGCCGAGGCCACCGCCGCAGCAGCGGCTGCCTTCGACACGTACCGGGCCACGACACCCGCCGAACGTGCCGCTTTCCTCGAGCGCATCGCCGACAACATCGACGCCCTCGGTGCCGAACTGACTGAGCGGGCCGTCCGCGAGACCGGCCTGCCCGCCGCACGCATCGACGGCGAACGCGCCCGCACCGTGGGGCAGATGCGCCTCTTCGCCGACGTCGTCCGCCAGGGTGATCACGTGCAGGCCCGCATCGACCCCGCACTCCCCGACCGCGCTCCCCTGCCCCGCCTGGACATCCGCCAGCGCCACATCGCCCTCGGCCCTGTCGCGGTCTTCGGCGCCAGCAACTTCCCCCTCGCGTTCTCCACCGGCGGAGGCGATACGGCGTCGGCCCTCGCTGCCGGCTGCCCCGTCATCGTCAAGGCCCACAACGCGCACCCCGGCACCGCCGAACTCGTCGGCCACGCCATCACGCGGGCAGTCGAGGAATCCGGGCTGCCGGCCGGGGTCTTCTCCCTGGTGTTCGGCGCCGGCACGTCCATCGGACAGGCCCTCGTGGCCGACCCGCACATCAAGGCCGTGGGATTCACGGGCTCCCGCAGCGGCGGCACCGCCATCATGGCAACCGCCGCGGCCCGGCCGGAACCGATCCCCGTGTACGCGGAGATGTCCTCGATCAACCCGGTCTTCGTCTTCCCGGGGGCCATCAGCGACGACGTCGACGCCCTCGCCTCCGGCCTCGTCGGATCACTGACGATGGGCGCAGGACAGTTCTGCACCAACCCCGGACTGGTCTTCGTGCCCGCCGGCGGCCAGGGAGACCGGTTCGTCGCGGCTGCCTCCGACGCGCTCCGGGAGACTCAGGGCTCCACCATGCTCACCCGTGGCATCGCCGAGGCATGCGCGGCGGGAGTGGCGAAGCTGCGCGGCGAATCCGACGTCGACGTCGTCGCGGAAGGCCGGCCCGGCCCCACGAAGAACGCCCCCGGCGCCGTGCTCTTCACCACCACCACGGACACCTTCCGGGACAACGCCGGCCTTCAGGAAGAAGTCTTCGGAGCTGCGGGGGTCTTCATCCGCTACACCGGCGAGGACGAACTCCTCGCCGCCGCCGAGGCCCTGGAGGGTCAGCTCACAGCGACCATCCACGCGACCTCGGCGGATACTGCGGACATCGCTCCCCTGCTGCCGGTCCTGGAGCGACGGGTCGGGCGGATCCTGTTCAACAGCTGGCCGACCGGCGTAGAAGTCGGCCACGCCATGGTCCACGGCGGCCCCTACCCTGCCACCTCGGACTCCCGCTCCACCTCTGTGGGATCACTGGCCATCCTGCGGTTCCAGCGACCGGTCAGCTACCAGAACATCCCCGACGAGCTGCTCCCGGCGCCGCTGCAGGACGCCAATCCGTGGAAGCTCAACCGCCGTGTGAATGGAACCGTCGTGAATGCGGAGACCGGACGATGA